A single window of Oerskovia paurometabola DNA harbors:
- a CDS encoding serine/threonine-protein kinase: MEEASSRPADPARSNGAARRGGLPTGSEVGGYRILARLGAGAMGAVYEAEDGGGNLVAIKFLHAHLDVDAQGRERLRREAVALQRLRHPAVAQILDVELDGSEAFIVTELVDGPNLEEEIATGGPLDARDLFELADQLAEALEAVHAAGVVHRDLKPSNVLVTQNGPVLIDFGIAHGLDEARATSTGLVMGTPGYLAPELLEGAAPSANSDWWGWAALLAFAATGRPPFGMRPVEAVLARARTGEADLDGLGPRTAEALAAALRADPATRLGPSEVAAVLHRAAQGGDGPTASLATGATAVVPQQFGGGGTARGGGGAAGGAALAGAAAVAAVGGTLAAAERAAAVGPAGAAASNGAGGAAGAAATVVLPASAGDVQPTSVVPTVRSAVPVPRPTPPAPSIPPLAATQVIANDGRTFAVPTVPPAPPVPPAAKPAGLQPTAVQPAVQQPTLRQPAVPVAPPGAYPPAQGPYPPPTQNPYAPQPAPPANAPPSGGKKGRGAQAAEREGGDPLDAFGRPLGVISAPGYARPAHRRRAGTVAALGLPLVLLAGSHPGLAFVLLALVVVVLRVVGVGADSLHGRRERKGVQRGDGARTAIAAPWYALRAVVGAVPSLLVALCGGVLLVVGSWWLLAPGMLVLAPQQTVEARSVGGANESWVFTVVLCAAMAVTVLLAWFGPLSGLTRYGARTTLAHVAPGRVGAIFLVLAGLVLAAIVLFSLGDGTPIDWAPFPGPPPSL; the protein is encoded by the coding sequence ATGGAGGAGGCCAGCAGCAGACCAGCCGACCCGGCGCGGAGCAACGGGGCCGCGCGGCGTGGGGGGCTGCCCACGGGCAGCGAGGTCGGCGGCTACCGCATCCTCGCCCGCCTCGGTGCCGGTGCCATGGGAGCCGTCTACGAGGCCGAGGACGGCGGCGGAAACCTCGTCGCGATCAAGTTCCTGCACGCACACCTCGACGTCGACGCGCAGGGGCGCGAGCGCCTTCGCCGCGAGGCCGTCGCGCTCCAACGGCTGCGGCACCCCGCGGTCGCGCAGATCCTCGACGTCGAGCTCGACGGCTCCGAGGCCTTCATCGTGACCGAGCTCGTCGACGGCCCGAACCTCGAGGAGGAGATCGCGACGGGCGGCCCGCTCGACGCACGCGACCTCTTCGAGCTCGCGGACCAGCTCGCCGAGGCGCTCGAGGCGGTCCACGCGGCCGGGGTCGTCCACCGCGACCTCAAGCCCAGCAACGTCCTGGTGACCCAGAACGGCCCGGTCCTCATCGACTTCGGCATCGCGCACGGGCTCGACGAGGCGCGCGCCACGTCGACCGGTCTCGTCATGGGCACGCCCGGGTACCTGGCCCCCGAGCTGCTCGAGGGTGCGGCGCCGAGCGCCAACAGCGACTGGTGGGGCTGGGCCGCGCTGCTCGCGTTCGCCGCGACCGGGCGGCCGCCGTTCGGCATGCGCCCCGTCGAGGCCGTGCTCGCCCGGGCCCGGACAGGGGAGGCGGACCTCGACGGCCTGGGCCCCCGCACGGCCGAGGCGCTCGCGGCGGCGCTGCGGGCGGACCCGGCGACCCGCCTCGGCCCCTCGGAGGTCGCGGCGGTCCTGCACCGCGCGGCGCAGGGCGGCGACGGCCCGACGGCGTCGCTCGCCACGGGCGCGACGGCGGTCGTCCCGCAGCAGTTCGGCGGAGGCGGGACAGCCCGTGGTGGGGGCGGCGCGGCCGGTGGTGCGGCGCTCGCCGGTGCCGCCGCCGTGGCGGCCGTCGGCGGGACGCTCGCGGCGGCCGAGCGGGCTGCCGCCGTGGGGCCCGCGGGCGCTGCTGCCTCGAACGGGGCCGGCGGCGCGGCCGGGGCCGCGGCGACTGTCGTCCTGCCCGCCTCGGCCGGTGACGTCCAGCCGACGAGCGTCGTCCCGACCGTCCGCTCGGCCGTGCCCGTGCCGCGGCCGACCCCGCCTGCGCCGTCGATCCCGCCCCTCGCCGCGACCCAGGTCATCGCGAACGACGGCCGGACCTTCGCGGTGCCCACCGTGCCACCGGCACCACCCGTACCTCCTGCCGCGAAGCCCGCTGGCCTGCAGCCGACCGCGGTGCAGCCCGCCGTCCAGCAGCCCACCCTGCGGCAGCCTGCCGTACCTGTAGCGCCGCCCGGGGCGTACCCGCCGGCGCAGGGCCCGTACCCTCCGCCGACCCAGAACCCGTACGCGCCGCAGCCCGCGCCGCCCGCGAACGCTCCGCCGTCGGGCGGGAAGAAGGGGCGCGGCGCGCAGGCGGCCGAGCGCGAGGGCGGGGACCCGCTCGACGCGTTCGGCCGCCCCCTCGGCGTGATCTCCGCCCCCGGCTACGCGCGCCCCGCCCACCGCCGCCGGGCCGGGACCGTGGCTGCGCTCGGGCTGCCGCTCGTGCTGCTCGCGGGGTCGCACCCGGGCCTCGCGTTCGTGCTGCTCGCGCTGGTCGTGGTCGTGCTGCGCGTCGTCGGCGTGGGCGCGGACTCGCTCCACGGCCGCCGCGAGCGCAAGGGCGTGCAGCGCGGCGACGGGGCACGCACCGCGATCGCCGCGCCCTGGTACGCGCTGCGCGCCGTCGTGGGCGCGGTGCCGTCCCTGCTCGTGGCGCTGTGCGGGGGAGTGCTGCTCGTCGTGGGCTCGTGGTGGCTGCTCGCGCCGGGGATGCTCGTCCTCGCGCCCCAGCAGACGGTCGAGGCCCGCTCGGTCGGCGGTGCCAACGAGTCCTGGGTCTTCACCGTCGTGCTGTGCGCCGCGATGGCGGTCACGGTGCTGCTCGCCTGGTTCGGGCCGCTGTCCGGCCTCACCCGGTACGGGGCGCGCACCACGCTCGCGCACGTCGCGCCCGGTCGCGTCGGGGCGATCTTCCTGGTGCTCGCCGGGCTCGTGCTCGCGGCGATCGTGCTCTTCTCGCTCGGCGACGGCACGCCGATCGACTGGGCGCCCTTCCCCGGTCCGCCGCCGAGCCTGTGA